A window of Syntrophales bacterium genomic DNA:
GCTTACGTGGCGTCATGACGTGGAAGTCGCCGACCGGGTTCGGATCCGGGAACTGGTTGTTTCCACGGGGGTGTTCTCAGAGGAAGAGGCCGATATTGCCGTGGAGCTGGTGGAGGAGCGCCTGGCCCGGGGCGAGGCCGGCGGCTACGAGTTTCTTCTGGTCGAAGTGGAGGGGTGTCTGGCCGGGTACACCTGCTTCGGCCGGATCCCCGGGACCGTCTCCAGCTTCGACCTGTACTGGATTGTCGTGGCCCCGGAATGGCAGCGCACCGGGATCGGAGTCTTGCTGCTCGCTGAAACGGAGAGCAGCTGCGTTGCATCCGGGGCTTCCCGGATGTATGCGGACACCTCTTCCCTTTTACGCTACGAGGCCGCCCGCCGCTTCTACGAGGCGAACGGCTACCGCCGCGAAGCCTTCCTTCCCGATTTTTACCGGCCCGGCGATGGCAAGGTGATTTATGCCAAGGTCCTGCCGGGGGAATGCAGATGTGGAAAAAGTTCCTGAACTGCCGGAGGGAGGGGATTTCCCCCGCTGCTCAGGGGTTTTCCGGCGGGCGGAGAGAGCCTTCGTACATATCCAGGATGGACAGGAGGAGCGAAGCCACAATCGGCCCGATGACGAAGCCCGAGATGCCGAACAGGGCGATCCCTCCCAGGGTGGACAGGAAGATGAGGAGCGGGTGCATCTGCACATCCCGTCCCAGGAGAACGGGCCGGAAGAGATTGTCCACCATGCTGATGACCAGCGCGCCCGTAAGAAGAACGACAATCCCTTCCCACATGTGTCCCGTCACCAGGAGAATCAGCCCGGCGGGTGCCCAGACGATGGAGCATCCGACACCCGGGATGATCGAGGTCAGGACCATGACGACCCCCCAGGTGAGAGCGCCATTGATTCCCACCAGGTAGAACAGAATCCCCCCGAGTAACCCCTGAATGCCGCCGATGATCAGGGTGACCTTCAGCGTCGCCCGGGCGGTGATGACGAACCGGTCGTACAGGACGGACTCCCTGTCCTTGCCGAGGGCGAAGAGGACCTTGCCCCTCTGGAGCATCCGGTCCCCGTCGCGGATGAAGAAAAACAGGGCATAGAGCATCACGGCAAATTTCACGAGGAACATCAGGGTGTTCTGCGTGAGGCCCGTGAGGGTTTTGACGATGGCGTTCGCCAGGTTTTTGACCACCTCGGTGAAGCGTTCGATCATGGTGTCGCTGTTCAGGTGGAGCCGGGCCGTCGTGGGGTGGGCGGCCAGGCGGTCCGCCCACTCGCGGACCTTGTTTTCCAGGTTTGTGATGTCCGAATCGATGGAAGTGTAGATCTCGATGGACTCGTTCACCAGCAGGGTGGCGAGGATCCCCGCCGGGATGATGAGGATGATGAAGATCAGGACCAGTACGGCGGCGGCATGCAGGGAAGGCATGTTCCGCTTTTGCTGGAGCCTGCGATAGAGGGGCTGGAACAGGCCGGCGATGACGACGGCCCAGAAGAGCGGGAAGAAAAAGGGCTTCAGGAGATAAAGGGACAGAACGGCAACCACGCCTGCCAGGGCGATGAAGAGGGTTCTGCGCGCCTTTACGGGATCCAGCATACCGGCCTGCCGCCTTCGTTGCGATCTGCTGAAATGCATCCCTTCCGGGGATAGGCTGAATGTGCTCCGGGAGCGCGCTTCCACGCTCCCGGGGAATGAGTAAACGAATAATGGATTTCCCCGGCTCCGTCAACCGGGAACCATGAGACAGGAGGAGGCGGAAGGGAAATCAGTCCCTGAAAATCGCGCCGGTGCTGGCGGAGGTGACCTGGCGGGCGTATCGGGCCAGGTATCCGCTGGTTACCCGTGGCCGGAAGGGCTTCAGGGCCTTGCGGCGCTTTTCCAGCTCCTGCTTTCCGACCTTCAGGGTGATCGTTTTCTTCGGGATGTCGATGGCGATGCGGTCGCCTTCCCGGACGAGGGCGAGGGGGCCGCCCTCGGCCGCCTCCGGCGAGATGTGCCCGATGGCGGCGCCCCGGGTCCCGCCGCTGAAGCGGCCGTCCGTGAGAAGGGCTACGGACTTGTCCAGACCCATCCCGGCGATGGCGGAAGTGGGGCCCAGCATCTCCCGCATTCCCGGACCGCCCCGGGGACCCTCGTACCGGATCACGACGATGTCCCCCGCCTTGATCTTTCCCCCCAGGATGGCCGTGATGGCCTCGTCCTCGCTGTCGAAGACCCTCGCGGTTCCCTCGTTGACCAGCATGTCCTCCGCTACGGCGGACTGCTTCACCACCGCCCCGTCGGGAGCCAGGTTGCCCCTGAGGACGGCCAGGCCGCCTTCCGGAAAATAGGGATTCTCCAAGGGGCGGATCACCTCGCGGTCGAGAATCCGCGCCGTTTTCAGGTTGTCGCCCACCTTTTTGCCGGTCACCGTCATGGCGTCCCTCTCGACGACGCCCAGTTCGCTGACGGCCAGGAGGACTGCCTGGATTCCCCCGGCCCTGTGAAGGTCCTCGATATGATGGACGCCGGCGGGGCTCAGTTTGCAGAGGTTCGGTGTCCGAGCGCTGATCTCGTTGAACAGGTCCAGGTCGAGCCG
This region includes:
- a CDS encoding GNAT family N-acetyltransferase — translated: MGGHSLTWRHDVEVADRVRIRELVVSTGVFSEEEADIAVELVEERLARGEAGGYEFLLVEVEGCLAGYTCFGRIPGTVSSFDLYWIVVAPEWQRTGIGVLLLAETESSCVASGASRMYADTSSLLRYEAARRFYEANGYRREAFLPDFYRPGDGKVIYAKVLPGECRCGKSS
- a CDS encoding AI-2E family transporter, which produces MLDPVKARRTLFIALAGVVAVLSLYLLKPFFFPLFWAVVIAGLFQPLYRRLQQKRNMPSLHAAAVLVLIFIILIIPAGILATLLVNESIEIYTSIDSDITNLENKVREWADRLAAHPTTARLHLNSDTMIERFTEVVKNLANAIVKTLTGLTQNTLMFLVKFAVMLYALFFFIRDGDRMLQRGKVLFALGKDRESVLYDRFVITARATLKVTLIIGGIQGLLGGILFYLVGINGALTWGVVMVLTSIIPGVGCSIVWAPAGLILLVTGHMWEGIVVLLTGALVISMVDNLFRPVLLGRDVQMHPLLIFLSTLGGIALFGISGFVIGPIVASLLLSILDMYEGSLRPPENP